From a region of the Paenibacillus lutimineralis genome:
- a CDS encoding LysR family transcriptional regulator, with product MEWQQLEYFQTVARMQNMTSAARAMNITQPALSRSIARLESELNVPLFERKGRSIILNRYGELFLTRVEKIMEEYQAGRREIEQLLDPERGEISLGFLHTLGIRWIPDLIGKFRESYPNVRFQLHQNSNLNLLHQLHSGEIDLCMSSPQETPPNIHWTKLWTEELFLAVPVHHRLAGTKSVALKELKDEMLISYKEGYGLRHIMDELLHQAGISPKILFEGEEIHTIAGLVCAGLGIAILPKTEGIDEDGLVWVTITDPDCNREIGIAWAEGKFLSPAANLFKQFVINTANQYHKTKSNNQT from the coding sequence GTGGAGTGGCAGCAACTAGAATATTTTCAGACCGTAGCACGAATGCAGAACATGACTTCTGCAGCCCGGGCTATGAATATTACACAACCAGCACTAAGCAGATCTATTGCCAGGCTGGAATCTGAACTAAATGTGCCTCTATTCGAACGGAAGGGCCGGTCGATTATTTTGAATCGATATGGTGAACTATTCCTTACTCGAGTGGAAAAAATAATGGAGGAATACCAGGCAGGGCGACGTGAAATTGAGCAGCTGCTTGACCCCGAGCGAGGTGAAATATCGCTGGGCTTCCTGCACACGCTTGGAATCCGCTGGATTCCCGATCTGATTGGCAAATTTCGCGAGAGTTACCCGAATGTCCGCTTCCAGCTTCATCAGAACAGTAACCTTAATTTGCTTCATCAGCTCCATTCGGGAGAGATCGATCTATGCATGTCCTCCCCGCAGGAGACGCCACCAAATATTCATTGGACGAAGCTATGGACGGAGGAGCTATTCCTTGCGGTCCCGGTTCACCATCGGCTCGCTGGGACAAAATCCGTTGCTCTAAAGGAATTGAAGGATGAGATGCTGATTTCATATAAAGAAGGATACGGACTCCGCCACATTATGGATGAACTTCTGCACCAAGCAGGCATCTCGCCCAAGATTCTGTTCGAGGGAGAAGAGATCCATACGATAGCTGGTCTGGTATGCGCCGGACTAGGGATCGCAATCCTCCCGAAGACGGAAGGTATCGATGAGGACGGACTGGTCTGGGTAACGATTACAGATCCTGACTGTAATAGGGAGATCGGGATCGCTTGGGCGGAAGGAAAGTTCCTCTCCCCAGCGGCGAACCTGTTCAAACAGTTCGTGATCAATACAGCCAATCAATATCATAAGACAAAGAGCAATAACCAAACATAA
- a CDS encoding phosphoenolpyruvate hydrolase family protein — translation MKTRAEVLAKLKAEVAAGNVLLGAGAGTGISAKSAEAGGVDLIIIYNSGRYRMAGRGSLAGLMAYGDANQIVVDMGNEVLPVVKDTPVLAGVCGTDPFRIMDIFLKQLKDQGFAGVQNFPTVGLIDGVFRANLEETGMGYDLEVEMIRKAHELDLLTTPYVFDPEQAKKMAEAGADILVAHMGLTTKGTIGAKTALTLDDCIEKIQAICDAGKAVNPEIMVLCHGGPIAEPADAEYVLSRMKNVEGFFGASSIERFATEVGIKQQTEAFKGISK, via the coding sequence ATGAAGACAAGAGCAGAGGTATTGGCGAAATTGAAAGCAGAGGTAGCTGCTGGCAATGTACTGTTGGGTGCTGGCGCAGGAACAGGGATCTCCGCGAAAAGTGCGGAAGCAGGCGGCGTCGACCTGATTATCATTTATAATTCGGGCCGCTACCGGATGGCTGGGCGCGGATCGCTAGCCGGCTTGATGGCTTATGGCGATGCGAACCAGATCGTTGTAGACATGGGTAATGAAGTGCTTCCGGTTGTGAAGGATACGCCGGTTCTGGCTGGGGTATGCGGCACCGATCCATTCCGAATTATGGACATCTTCCTGAAGCAGCTGAAGGATCAAGGCTTCGCCGGAGTGCAGAACTTCCCGACTGTGGGTCTGATCGATGGTGTGTTCCGCGCCAATTTGGAAGAGACGGGCATGGGATATGATCTGGAAGTGGAAATGATCCGTAAAGCGCATGAGCTGGATTTGCTGACAACACCATACGTCTTCGACCCGGAACAGGCGAAGAAGATGGCCGAGGCCGGAGCAGATATTTTGGTTGCTCATATGGGACTTACAACGAAGGGGACAATCGGCGCCAAGACGGCCTTAACGCTAGATGATTGTATTGAGAAAATCCAAGCAATCTGCGATGCAGGCAAAGCGGTGAATCCGGAAATTATGGTACTGTGCCATGGCGGTCCGATTGCTGAGCCAGCGGATGCTGAATATGTACTGTCTAGAATGAAAAATGTAGAAGGCTTCTTCGGGGCATCCAGCATCGAGCGCTTCGCTACCGAAGTTGGTATCAAGCAGCAGACCGAAGCATTCAAAGGAATCTCGAAATAA
- a CDS encoding Tm-1-like ATP-binding domain-containing protein, which produces MKTIAIAGTFDSKGKEFLYVKSVIEGLGLKAYTIHCGVFAPLFTPDVSNRDVAAAAGMNIDEIAGKKDRSIGTEALAKGMEQLIPKLYAEGKFDGILSFGGTGGTSIVTAGMRALPIGVPKLMVSTVASGNTAPYVGTSDIMMFPSIVDVAGLNSFSTKIFTNAVHAIAGMVQFESAPPQDKKPLIAATMFGVTTPCVDYAREYLEEQGYEVLVFHATGTGGQTMESLIEGGFIDGVLDLTTTEWCDELVGGVLAAGPHRLEAAGRCKVPQVVSTGALDMVNFGPYDTVPGQFKDRNLYKHNPSVTLMRTTVEENRQLGEIIAGKLNMSDGPTALMIPLKGVSLLDVEGGPFSGAAEDEMLFNMLRQHIDRSKIELIELDANINDQLFAVAAAKKLVELMEQGK; this is translated from the coding sequence GTGAAGACGATAGCTATTGCGGGGACATTTGATTCCAAAGGCAAAGAGTTTTTGTATGTGAAATCGGTGATTGAGGGTCTAGGGTTGAAGGCCTATACGATTCACTGTGGCGTGTTTGCACCGTTATTTACCCCAGATGTCTCTAATAGAGACGTGGCGGCAGCAGCGGGCATGAACATCGATGAAATTGCCGGGAAGAAGGATCGTTCCATCGGTACAGAGGCGCTAGCTAAGGGAATGGAGCAGTTGATCCCGAAGCTCTACGCAGAAGGCAAATTTGACGGTATTCTGTCCTTCGGCGGAACGGGCGGGACATCGATTGTAACGGCGGGCATGAGAGCATTGCCGATCGGTGTGCCGAAGCTAATGGTATCGACTGTTGCATCCGGCAATACGGCTCCTTACGTGGGGACGAGCGATATTATGATGTTCCCGTCAATCGTAGATGTGGCAGGACTGAATTCCTTCTCTACAAAAATATTTACGAATGCCGTGCATGCGATTGCAGGCATGGTTCAGTTCGAATCAGCTCCGCCGCAGGATAAGAAGCCGCTAATTGCAGCGACGATGTTCGGAGTAACGACGCCGTGTGTGGATTATGCGCGCGAGTATTTAGAGGAACAAGGCTATGAGGTGCTTGTCTTTCATGCCACCGGAACGGGCGGGCAAACGATGGAGAGCCTGATTGAGGGTGGATTTATCGACGGTGTCCTTGACCTGACGACGACCGAATGGTGCGATGAACTCGTCGGCGGGGTGTTAGCGGCAGGACCGCATCGGCTGGAGGCAGCGGGGCGTTGTAAGGTGCCGCAGGTCGTATCGACCGGCGCCCTCGATATGGTGAATTTCGGACCGTATGATACGGTGCCTGGGCAGTTCAAGGATCGTAATCTGTACAAGCATAATCCATCGGTTACCTTGATGCGGACAACGGTGGAGGAGAATCGTCAATTGGGTGAGATTATTGCCGGTAAGCTGAACATGAGTGATGGACCGACTGCGCTGATGATTCCGCTCAAAGGGGTCTCGTTGCTTGATGTAGAGGGCGGCCCGTTCAGTGGTGCAGCCGAGGACGAAATGCTGTTCAATATGCTGAGACAGCATATCGATCGCAGTAAGATTGAGTTGATTGAGTTGGATGCAAATATCAACGATCAGCTATTTGCGGTGGCCGCTGCTAAGAAGCTGGTGGAATTGATGGAACAGGGCAAGTAA
- a CDS encoding purple acid phosphatase family protein, which translates to MKKYMRDRWLLPVLCLLLLAGAIGMIQLEHVHAVQPKSLVTTFKGDPGTSRAFTWYTEDENPAALLQIAEGTDNSALRGKDVLTYQAESAVIDIGNGQQNSSHKVEVSGLEPGRTYIYRVGNGSKGSWSKEHTFTTEAANTEEFTFINVTDSQGITRTDFELWGKTLDTALSLFPQASFIVHNGDLTENTEDEQAWNDFFATAGKWVPSIPLMPVTGNHEQVDSEASRYLAHFNLPEQGAEGSLPGTVYSYDYGEAHFVVLNTESNIDEQTEWLREDLRHNAKRWTIVAIHRPVYGGNQYKKIGAWAKVFDEYNVDLVLQGHNHEYSRSYSIKDEKIVGEGEGTVYVTTNASGQKFNEKKQDQFYHEVHFQNYKQMFAAITVTKSSLTYEAYDIEGQRLDRFELRQRRQRR; encoded by the coding sequence ATGAAGAAATATATGCGCGATAGATGGCTGCTGCCCGTATTGTGCCTGCTGCTGTTAGCCGGTGCTATCGGGATGATCCAGCTGGAGCATGTTCATGCGGTGCAGCCTAAATCATTGGTCACTACTTTTAAAGGGGATCCTGGGACTTCAAGGGCATTTACCTGGTATACAGAGGATGAGAATCCAGCAGCACTCTTGCAGATCGCTGAAGGTACTGATAACTCAGCTTTGAGGGGGAAAGACGTACTCACCTATCAGGCGGAATCGGCTGTCATCGATATTGGTAACGGGCAACAGAATAGTTCACATAAAGTTGAAGTAAGTGGGCTAGAACCGGGACGTACTTATATTTACCGGGTGGGAAATGGAAGTAAGGGCAGCTGGAGCAAGGAGCATACATTTACGACCGAGGCGGCAAATACAGAGGAATTTACATTCATAAATGTCACCGATTCACAGGGGATTACGAGAACGGATTTTGAGTTGTGGGGCAAGACTTTGGACACTGCGTTGTCCCTCTTCCCGCAGGCGAGCTTCATCGTTCATAATGGGGACTTGACCGAAAATACTGAGGATGAACAGGCCTGGAATGATTTCTTCGCCACGGCAGGCAAGTGGGTGCCATCTATTCCGCTGATGCCAGTTACAGGCAATCATGAGCAGGTGGATAGTGAAGCATCGCGGTATCTGGCACACTTTAATTTGCCGGAGCAAGGGGCGGAGGGTTCCCTGCCGGGAACAGTTTACTCCTATGATTATGGAGAAGCGCACTTCGTAGTGCTGAATACGGAATCCAATATTGACGAACAGACGGAGTGGCTGCGTGAAGATTTGAGGCACAACGCTAAACGCTGGACGATTGTCGCGATCCATCGGCCGGTGTACGGAGGGAACCAGTACAAGAAGATTGGAGCCTGGGCTAAGGTGTTTGACGAATATAACGTCGATCTGGTGCTTCAGGGGCATAATCATGAATATTCCCGCTCCTATTCGATCAAGGACGAGAAGATCGTTGGGGAAGGTGAAGGAACCGTATATGTAACGACAAATGCATCGGGGCAGAAGTTCAATGAGAAGAAGCAGGATCAATTCTATCATGAGGTGCATTTTCAAAATTATAAGCAGATGTTTGCGGCTATAACGGTGACGAAAAGCTCACTTACTTATGAGGCCTACGATATAGAAGGACAACGATTGGACAGGTTCGAGCTTAGACAGCGTAGACAGCGTAGATAG
- a CDS encoding carbohydrate deacetylase — protein sequence MSRQVIINADDFGLSPAVNRGIIEAFKAGGVTSTSLMVNMPGFDDAVQLAHGYPDLSVGLHFNLTYGRPISDPASVPSLVKEDGAFHGETIARTWDSRDVSKELTAQWNHFVKTGLRPTHLDSHHLLHQHHPEIYKVMAHKAYKEGVPLRRVQISHSLSDVPSPRMTDYILLDSYGGDEGRQRLRQHLLSIQEGVTEIICHPGYVDESLLENSNWIEIREQELALFANPEVANTLAAIGVSPVNYRVLQRQKPSVCSRVGYRSRTSRTRKQLSSPLTVVQRRSRGKGKRANNGKKKVQLPYN from the coding sequence ATGAGTCGACAAGTTATTATAAATGCAGATGATTTTGGCCTGTCCCCGGCTGTAAACCGTGGGATTATTGAAGCCTTCAAAGCCGGCGGGGTCACCAGTACCTCTTTAATGGTGAATATGCCGGGTTTCGATGATGCGGTACAACTGGCCCATGGTTATCCAGATCTAAGCGTAGGCCTGCATTTCAATCTAACCTATGGTCGGCCGATTTCTGATCCGGCCAGTGTCCCATCGCTTGTGAAGGAAGACGGGGCGTTCCATGGCGAAACGATTGCACGAACTTGGGACTCAAGGGATGTATCCAAAGAGCTTACAGCGCAGTGGAACCACTTCGTCAAGACGGGCTTGCGCCCGACCCATCTTGACTCGCATCATTTGCTGCACCAGCATCATCCGGAGATTTACAAAGTTATGGCACATAAAGCATATAAAGAGGGCGTTCCGCTCCGTAGAGTACAGATTTCGCATTCATTAAGCGATGTGCCGTCCCCAAGGATGACAGATTACATTCTGCTGGACTCCTATGGCGGAGATGAGGGAAGACAGCGTCTACGGCAGCATTTGCTGTCTATCCAAGAGGGCGTAACGGAGATCATCTGCCATCCAGGCTATGTAGATGAATCCTTACTTGAAAATTCCAACTGGATTGAGATCCGTGAGCAGGAGCTCGCTCTGTTCGCGAATCCGGAGGTAGCCAATACATTGGCTGCAATTGGAGTATCACCGGTGAATTATCGGGTGCTGCAGCGGCAGAAGCCGTCTGTCTGTTCGCGTGTTGGCTATCGGTCAAGAACTTCTAGGACGCGAAAGCAGCTCTCTTCCCCGCTTACTGTTGTACAGCGCAGATCCAGAGGAAAAGGGAAAAGAGCGAATAATGGGAAGAAGAAGGTCCAACTCCCTTACAATTAG
- a CDS encoding exodeoxyribonuclease III yields MKLVSWNVNGLRACVNKGFYDYFKEVEADIFCVQETKLQEGQIELELGEEYEQYWNYAEKKGYSGTAIFTRIKPLSVWYGLEENDEPEGRMITLEFDNFYLVNVYTPNAKRDLTRLEYRLEWENRFRSYLLELDGRKPVIVCGDMNVAHQEIDLKNPKSNLGNSGFTLEERGKMTELLGAGFVDTFRHFYPDREQVYSWWSYMPKVRERNIGWRIDYFLTSGRLTPYLKDADIDCQVMGSDHCPVKLYLEMSENPLLITK; encoded by the coding sequence ATGAAACTTGTATCTTGGAATGTGAATGGTCTTAGAGCGTGCGTAAATAAAGGATTCTATGATTATTTTAAAGAAGTGGAAGCAGATATTTTTTGTGTTCAGGAGACGAAGCTGCAGGAAGGGCAAATTGAACTGGAGCTTGGAGAAGAGTATGAACAGTATTGGAATTATGCAGAGAAGAAGGGGTATTCTGGCACCGCTATATTCACGAGAATTAAGCCGCTGTCGGTATGGTACGGTCTGGAGGAGAATGATGAGCCAGAGGGCCGAATGATTACATTGGAGTTCGATAATTTCTACCTGGTGAACGTATATACTCCAAATGCCAAGCGTGATTTGACCCGACTGGAATACCGTCTGGAATGGGAGAATCGCTTCCGCAGCTATTTACTAGAGTTGGATGGGCGGAAGCCCGTAATCGTATGCGGGGATATGAATGTGGCTCACCAGGAAATCGATTTGAAAAATCCGAAGTCGAATCTCGGCAATTCCGGCTTCACCCTGGAGGAGCGGGGGAAGATGACCGAACTGCTTGGCGCCGGGTTCGTGGACACTTTCCGTCATTTCTATCCTGATCGTGAGCAGGTTTATAGCTGGTGGTCATACATGCCAAAGGTTCGGGAACGGAATATTGGATGGAGAATTGATTATTTCCTGACCTCGGGCAGATTGACTCCATACCTGAAGGATGCAGACATCGACTGCCAGGTGATGGGCAGCGACCACTGTCCGGTGAAGCTCTATTTGGAGATGAGCGAAAATCCGCTTTTGATCACGAAGTAA
- a CDS encoding phosphoenolpyruvate hydrolase family protein — MTINRNRIVEHMHAQIHANEYIIGVAAGAGISAKYAVKGGADLILALNSGRFRQMGLGSIAGLMPFANSNEMVMEFGSREILSVVRDKPVVFGLCATDPTIDLASYIETIRGSGFAGIINYPTLGLIDGQFREALEEEGISYLQEVEAICVAHEQDMFTMAFVFNAEQAAFMLDAGADVICAHLGVTAGGLMGTKKVLSLETSAELARQIFAVCDASGRSPIKLIYGGPVHTPIDVQYMYDNTSAMGYVGGSSFERIPTEEAIVDTTYRFKVTGELEQDQQLMGKLTLFDEPYDYVAIVKEHITQNYMNNISLTDLADQIHVSRTHLSALFNKEVGCTFPEYLAKYRIHKAQDVMRHTKLSLTSIAELVGYPDYVHFSKTFKKYTGMTPQSFRKQASDKYT; from the coding sequence ATGACAATCAATCGAAACCGAATTGTAGAGCATATGCATGCACAGATTCATGCGAATGAGTATATTATCGGCGTAGCTGCGGGAGCGGGAATCTCTGCAAAATATGCGGTGAAGGGCGGGGCTGATTTGATCCTGGCGTTGAACTCAGGGCGCTTCAGACAGATGGGACTAGGTTCTATCGCTGGACTGATGCCGTTCGCTAACTCCAATGAGATGGTGATGGAATTTGGTTCGCGAGAGATTTTGTCTGTTGTTAGAGACAAGCCCGTAGTATTCGGCTTATGCGCAACCGATCCGACAATCGACTTGGCTTCATACATTGAGACGATTCGCGGCAGCGGCTTTGCTGGGATTATCAATTACCCCACCCTAGGCTTGATCGACGGACAATTTCGTGAGGCGCTGGAGGAAGAAGGAATTTCCTACCTTCAGGAAGTTGAGGCGATCTGTGTCGCCCATGAGCAGGATATGTTCACGATGGCCTTCGTATTTAATGCTGAACAAGCGGCATTCATGCTTGATGCCGGGGCGGACGTGATCTGTGCTCATCTAGGTGTGACTGCTGGAGGCTTAATGGGAACGAAGAAGGTCCTGTCGTTGGAGACCAGCGCGGAGCTCGCCAGACAAATATTCGCCGTATGTGATGCCTCGGGACGAAGCCCAATCAAGCTCATATATGGAGGACCTGTACACACACCAATTGATGTGCAGTATATGTATGATAATACATCGGCGATGGGTTATGTCGGGGGCTCAAGCTTTGAACGGATTCCAACAGAGGAAGCTATTGTAGATACGACATATCGCTTCAAGGTGACGGGTGAACTGGAACAGGACCAGCAGCTAATGGGTAAGCTGACACTTTTCGATGAACCGTATGATTATGTGGCCATTGTAAAAGAGCATATTACCCAAAATTATATGAACAATATTTCGCTAACTGATCTTGCGGATCAGATTCATGTATCACGGACGCATCTTAGCGCGCTTTTTAATAAAGAGGTAGGGTGTACCTTTCCGGAATATCTGGCCAAGTATCGTATCCATAAAGCTCAGGATGTAATGAGGCATACGAAGCTGTCTCTAACGAGTATCGCCGAACTGGTTGGGTACCCGGATTATGTTCACTTCAGCAAGACCTTTAAGAAATATACCGGCATGACGCCGCAATCCTTCCGCAAACAAGCATCAGACAAATATACATGA
- a CDS encoding VanZ family protein: MLQSYLFPIKYAFFSFPFAAFLFTMPFLIVQYRKYGYINKFRSFLLYLFLLYLMNAYFLVILPLPASRNNLPMAAGGIQWMPLNFIHDILKETGVVISNPSSYLHLLKERAFLQVLFNIFLTVPFGMMLRYYYRLGWLRCILYTFLLSLFFELTQLTGLYGIYQHPYRVFDVDDLLMNTLGGIVGVLIADWTSSLLPNVERLDADVNPAANRVTYLRRGIAYIIDFWIWTILEVILDQIFNMSLSFFLSTGLYFMLLPYLTGGYTFGKWIVRIKLTRTGVKQRVSLLSLIVRYGILYWLIFGIHQFIPRLANDLHPFISVAVTLSIFTLDVALFIHVIIYMIRKEPQLFYEKISRTKHVVAWKPRDKKIQENNQSGI; this comes from the coding sequence ATGCTACAATCTTATTTATTTCCAATCAAATATGCTTTTTTCTCTTTTCCTTTCGCTGCATTCTTATTTACGATGCCGTTCCTGATTGTACAGTATCGCAAATACGGCTATATCAATAAATTCAGATCCTTCCTTCTCTATTTGTTCCTGCTGTATTTAATGAATGCTTATTTCCTTGTAATCCTGCCATTACCCGCATCCAGGAACAATCTACCCATGGCCGCAGGCGGAATACAATGGATGCCGCTCAATTTCATTCACGATATTCTAAAGGAGACCGGGGTCGTCATCAGCAACCCGTCATCTTACCTGCATTTGCTTAAAGAACGTGCTTTCCTTCAAGTACTGTTCAATATTTTTCTAACCGTGCCCTTCGGTATGATGCTCCGGTATTACTACCGTCTCGGATGGCTGCGCTGTATTTTGTATACATTCCTGCTGTCCCTGTTCTTTGAACTTACACAATTGACGGGCTTATATGGGATCTATCAGCATCCTTACCGTGTATTCGATGTAGATGATCTGCTGATGAACACGCTGGGAGGAATCGTCGGCGTTCTCATTGCCGACTGGACCTCAAGTCTGCTGCCCAATGTAGAACGTCTGGATGCCGATGTAAATCCGGCGGCCAATCGTGTCACTTATTTAAGGCGCGGTATCGCCTACATTATCGACTTCTGGATATGGACTATTCTCGAAGTGATCCTCGACCAGATATTCAATATGTCTCTGTCGTTCTTCCTGTCAACGGGCCTTTACTTCATGTTGCTTCCTTACCTGACAGGCGGCTATACGTTCGGCAAATGGATTGTTCGCATCAAGCTGACTCGAACCGGAGTAAAGCAGAGGGTCTCTCTACTGTCGCTGATTGTACGCTACGGCATCCTATACTGGCTGATCTTCGGCATACATCAGTTCATTCCGAGATTGGCCAATGATCTGCATCCATTTATCTCAGTTGCCGTCACGCTGTCTATATTCACGCTCGACGTAGCCCTCTTTATTCATGTTATTATCTACATGATACGCAAGGAGCCGCAGCTCTTCTACGAGAAGATCAGCAGAACCAAGCATGTCGTCGCCTGGAAACCGCGAGATAAGAAAATTCAAGAGAACAACCAATCAGGTATATAA
- a CDS encoding OsmC family protein, translating into MAAVHTFKATAHLQEGVRVKTTARNFELTIDEPKSLGGTDTGMNPVEALLASLGACQSIVARVYAPKFGVKLDDFQVEVEGDLDLDGFFDRAPVRPGYSDIRYTFRIKTDSPKEKVDEFVRFLESKCPVGDTIANPVNLTLKSIIIDS; encoded by the coding sequence ATGGCTGCTGTACATACCTTCAAGGCGACTGCGCATTTGCAGGAAGGAGTTCGGGTGAAGACCACTGCCCGCAATTTTGAGCTTACGATTGATGAGCCCAAAAGTTTGGGAGGAACGGATACAGGGATGAATCCAGTTGAAGCCTTGCTGGCATCGCTTGGAGCGTGCCAATCGATCGTAGCCAGAGTGTACGCGCCTAAATTCGGCGTAAAGCTGGACGATTTTCAGGTAGAGGTTGAGGGCGATCTTGATCTGGATGGATTCTTTGACCGTGCTCCAGTCCGGCCAGGATATTCCGATATCCGTTATACGTTCCGAATCAAGACCGATTCGCCGAAGGAGAAGGTTGACGAGTTCGTGCGTTTCCTAGAGAGTAAATGCCCAGTCGGAGATACGATCGCAAACCCGGTCAACCTGACATTGAAGAGCATTATTATCGATTCGTAA
- a CDS encoding MFS transporter, translated as MNTIELGSSEHRRTSLSMLLGSIVTFAVLYSPQPLISLFSKQYHISPATAGASVSLATIGLAIGLIIISTISDRVDRKKLMSLSLLSTSVLAILSAFTHQFSLFLVIRFMIGISVSGFPSIAMAFLNEEFHPKAIGRVIGIYVAGTSIGGLVGRIVIGALTDLFNWQIALTILGVLSLLFSLIFWYSLPSSRNFTPRKTSLQQWEANLKHNFSQRNLLGLFLTAFLLMGVYIMILNYIGYPLTSKPYNLSQTVFGFLFVVNLLGTCSSVLFGKLADRYSRQHVIALAIGILMIGVLLTLSPILFLKIAGVAVVAFGFFAGHSVASGWVGIAAGREYKAQASALYLLFYYGGSSLVGWSGGLFFHHFGWNGMITYASVLLVLAVLISWFAAGSRRTQYAHGSGIR; from the coding sequence ATGAATACCATTGAATTAGGGAGTTCTGAGCATCGGAGAACTTCTCTTAGCATGCTGCTTGGCAGCATTGTTACGTTTGCGGTGCTGTATAGTCCGCAGCCGTTAATCAGCTTGTTTTCCAAACAATATCATATTTCTCCGGCGACCGCGGGAGCCTCGGTATCGCTAGCAACAATCGGCCTAGCAATCGGCCTTATCATTATCTCGACTATATCCGACCGTGTTGATCGCAAGAAGCTAATGAGTCTGTCGCTACTCAGCACCTCGGTATTAGCCATATTGTCAGCATTCACGCATCAATTCTCGCTATTTCTTGTCATCCGTTTTATGATAGGGATTAGTGTTTCCGGTTTCCCTTCTATAGCAATGGCTTTCCTTAACGAAGAGTTCCATCCAAAAGCTATAGGGCGAGTGATCGGAATTTATGTCGCAGGTACGTCGATCGGCGGCCTTGTTGGCCGGATTGTGATCGGGGCGTTAACCGATCTGTTCAACTGGCAGATTGCCTTAACGATTCTTGGAGTACTCAGTCTGCTGTTCAGTCTCATCTTTTGGTACAGTTTGCCTTCGTCTCGTAATTTTACACCTAGGAAGACCAGTCTGCAGCAATGGGAGGCAAATTTGAAGCATAATTTCTCGCAGCGTAACTTGTTAGGTCTATTTCTTACGGCCTTCTTACTCATGGGCGTCTATATTATGATCTTGAACTACATCGGTTATCCGCTCACCAGTAAGCCATATAATCTAAGTCAGACCGTGTTCGGATTCCTGTTCGTCGTTAATCTACTTGGGACCTGCAGTTCGGTCTTGTTCGGCAAGTTGGCAGATCGTTATTCTAGGCAGCATGTCATCGCTCTAGCGATTGGCATTCTAATGATCGGTGTGCTTCTAACACTAAGCCCTATCCTGTTCTTGAAAATAGCAGGGGTAGCCGTTGTCGCGTTCGGCTTCTTTGCCGGTCATTCCGTTGCCAGCGGCTGGGTTGGTATCGCCGCAGGCCGTGAGTATAAGGCTCAGGCTTCTGCCCTCTACCTATTATTCTACTACGGAGGATCAAGTTTGGTCGGTTGGTCCGGCGGTTTGTTCTTCCATCATTTCGGCTGGAACGGTATGATCACTTATGCCAGCGTACTACTTGTTCTAGCGGTGCTCATCTCTTGGTTTGCTGCTGGCTCCCGTCGTACACAATATGCACATGGCAGTGGTATTCGGTAA
- a CDS encoding antibiotic biosynthesis monooxygenase gives MFIMTRTMLIEKGNSDKVIERFSQPGPMDEMEGLIDISVMVNKKSKEQEEVVTVIRWESEEAWKNWEKSPAHIEGHRQKKGQQPPSYIISTSVNLYNADVVKKGKAFAAKENL, from the coding sequence TTGTTTATCATGACAAGAACGATGCTTATCGAAAAGGGAAACAGCGATAAAGTCATTGAACGGTTCAGCCAGCCTGGTCCGATGGATGAGATGGAAGGTCTGATCGATATTAGTGTGATGGTGAATAAGAAGAGCAAGGAACAGGAAGAAGTAGTGACAGTTATCCGTTGGGAATCGGAAGAAGCTTGGAAGAATTGGGAGAAGAGCCCCGCACATATTGAAGGCCATCGTCAGAAGAAAGGTCAGCAGCCCCCGTCCTATATCATTAGTACATCTGTAAATTTATATAACGCTGACGTGGTTAAGAAAGGCAAAGCCTTTGCCGCCAAAGAAAACCTCTAA